The Chitinophagales bacterium genomic sequence AGTTAGGCCTGTTGACACCTTTATCTTTTAGTTCGTTCACTTTTTGAATAGCCGCGGGGAAATCTTTTGCCAGGAACAGTATCTCTGCATACCTGATCATATCTTCAGTAGATTTATCAGAGTGCTGCATGTACTTTTCAATATTCTCTTTTGCTATGTCATACTTACCTACATAAGTATAAGCATTGGCCATATCGTAATAAGGCAATGGATTCTCCGGGTCAGCTTCCTGCGCTTTTTTCCAGTTCTCCAATGCTACTTCATAGTTCTTGGCATTGTACATCAGCTTACCTATGCGTGAATAAGCCAGTGAATTTTTAGGATCTTTCTCCACTGCTTTTTCAAAATCGGTCATCGCCTTACCACCACCTGAAGGCAGTTGCTGGTAGGCATCACCTGCAGATATCAGCAATTCTGGAGTAACCATTTTCTCCAGTACTTCTTCCCACCAGCCAACGGCTTTTTGCAGATCACCGCCTTTAGAGTAAGTAACGGCAGCAGCAGCATACCTTTTCTGCATCCACTCTTTTTTCTTACCCATATCAGCTAATGTATTGGCAGCCTGCATACCGGCTTCTGCACCTTGTGTAGCGAACTTAACCCTAACTGTACCACTTATGTTGGCATAATCTTCAGGATATTTTACAAATGCATTCATCGCAGCATCGGTATTACCCAGCGCCAACTCAGACAAGCCATAATAGTAATTGGCCTGCGGGTCGCCGGCAGCCAGTGGTTGTAAAATTTTCTTAGCACTGGCATACCTTTCATACCTGTACATTTTCATACCATCTTCCAATGACTGTGCTGTAGCATTTACTACCATTGCGGCAGCCAACATGGTTACAATAAACTGTTTCATCTTCATTTTTTTACTCTGTTGTTTAGGTAGAGTTTTTCTTGTTATATAAATACGTTCTGAATTAAAAAATATTATTGGTTCACCGCTGCCTCCCTGAAAATGATATTCACCCTGGTAGGGAACAGCCTGGATTGTTTGAATATCAGCTGACCGCGATCTTTGCTCAGGAACTTAACAAAACCCGAACCCAGGCCTGCATATGTTTCACGACTGATGTAAAACAGCTTCCTTGTTAGCGGGTACCAATCAGGAGCTATATATGCCTGGTAAGGTTTGAACCCTTTGTCCAGGCTATCATTATACACAGTAGCTACGCGTACGTTATTGATAAATGCCAGTCCTTCCGGATCGTTAAAATCGCTCACATAGCTCACACTGATAAAACCGACCGCTTTAGGATTATTTGCTACATAATTGATAACAGAATCATTACCTTTTGCAGCATATACATTACTGCCCAACTTCTCGCCCGGTATCAACGAATCCAACATATACCTGAGGGTACTGGAGCCTGGATTATCAAACACTACAGTAAAGTTGTTCATATTCTCACCTGTGAGTATG encodes the following:
- a CDS encoding substrate-binding domain-containing protein — encoded protein: MTKIALVKGMGLIWTLLLAVLIVAGCGQGNKPDQPTDTMTSGTIEVSADETFRPVIEQELKVFDSSFPDAHVNIHYKSESECVKDLLDGKVRLILVTRDLSEDEKKLALEKKIVPTSRDIAKDAVAMIVNNENKDTVFSMSEIKGILTGENMNNFTVVFDNPGSSTLRYMLDSLIPGEKLGSNVYAAKGNDSVINYVANNPKAVGFISVSYVSDFNDPEGLAFINNVRVATVYNDSLDKGFKPYQAYIAPDWYPLTRKLFYISRETYAGLGSGFVKFLSKDRGQLIFKQSRLFPTRVNIIFREAAVNQ